The Muribaculum intestinale genome includes the window CTCCAGGCTCCCGGTTCATGGGTCGACGCCGCACACAAGAACGGTACACGCATCTACGGCGGTATCAAGTTCTTCGAAGGATGGAACGATGACGGCTCTGAGGGCGCATTCCTCAAATTCATCTCTACAAAGAATGAAGACGGTACCTACAAGTATGCCCGCGCATTCGTTAACGCCGCTGCTTTCTTCGGTTGCGACGGTTACAACTACAACTCTGAAGGCTCTACTTGGCGTGATACCGATTGGGTAAACTTCCATGCTGAAGTTAACAGAATCGCCAAGGAGCTCAACATCGAAGGCTTCGGTATCGGCCAATACACTCAGCAGCCCAACGTTTCCGATTCAAATATCGGCTATATCTACGGAAATGCTGAAAAGGGCAAGATATTCGACTGTATGCTCAACTACTCAGGCAACAAGCTCGCCTATCGTTATGTATCAAACTCGCTTGCGGCCATCGAGAAAGCCGGACTGAGCACTGATGATGTCTATCAGGGTCAGCTCCTCGTTGGTCTCTCCAGCGACTACTGGAAAGAGATGAATACAGAAGCCACAAAGGCAATGAACATCTGTATATGGGGTGAGCACGACCAGAGCCGCTTCTTCCAGTTCCGCGTCGGTTCAAGCCCCACAAATGTTCAGGAAAATTACCAGCTCCTCCTCGAGAAGGCTTTCTCAGGCGCCAACCGCAACCCGCTCAGCCGTCCCGAAATCTCCAACGCATGGGGTAGCTTCCAGGTAGCTGATGCTGACCATGCCAACGAGCAGCTCAACAACTCTCCAGGCTTCGCCTCGATGTTTGCAGAGCGCACCGCTATCGGCGGCAACCTCCCCTTCGAGACTCACTTCAACCTCGGTAACGGTGAGAACTATTTCTATAACGGTAAGGTTACTAACGGCTCTTGGTACAACATGTCTATGCAGGACATCGTGCCCACCTACCGCTGGCTCGTTACCGCCAAAGGTGACATGAAGACCTTCGCCAACGATATCGACGTTCGCTTCACCCACGAAGACGCTTATGTAGGCGGTTCTTGTATCCGTCTCTCAGGCGCTACAACCGCCGGCAACGACATCGTGCTCTACCGCACAGCCCTCAAGGCTTCTGCCGGCAATGTCAAGGTAAACCTCGCGCTCAAGGGTGCCAAGGGTGCTTCCAACCTCTCCGTTATCCTCAAGAAAGAGGGTTCCGACAACTGGATTGAAGTTCCCGCAGGCGAACTCGCAGGCACTACCTGGGAAGCCAAGACTCTCAATGTATCCGGTATCGCCAAGGGCGAAGTTATCGAATACATCGGTCTCCGCGTCAACTCTTCAGCCGAAGGCTACAAGATGCTCGTAGGCAAGCTCAACATCTCCGACGACCTTACAGTATCTCCCGCTGCTCTCAAGGCCAACTCTCTGCTTGTTGAGGTTAAGGAAGAGACTACCAAGTCACTCTCTGTAAAACTCAACTGGGAGCCCGCTTATGAGGGTTACAACACCTCTATCGACAAGTTCGGTATGGTATACAACGACGAAATCAACGTCGACCACTTCGAAATCCTCTACAAGGAGGGCAACGATGGCCGCGTGAAGGAAGTAGGCCGTACAGCTCAGTGGGCTACATATATCGGTAACCTCCCTGTTGCCCAGACTACCAACGCCTTCATCGGCGTACGCGCTGTCTCTGTCGACCTCAAGTCGTACTCCGACGTACAGTGGGTTGCAATACCCCACTCAAGCGGCGAACTCCCCGAACCTACCGTAGAAGATCCCTACGGACGCAGCTGGATGTCGTCAAACGGCAACGGTACTCTCGAAAACTGTATCAAGCACATCTGGGTTGAGAAGGTAACTACCGAAGGCGCTACCCAGAACCTCAACTATACAGCTACATCCAACCCGCTGGAAGGCGTTTCTACCGACCAGTACTACTTCGCAGCTGACCACAAGCTCATCCTCAATCAGGGCCAGAAGATCAAAATGACATTCAAGGGCAACGATTCCGGCACAGGCGAGTCACTGCAGTATGACTTCATCTATCCTTATCTTGACTACGATGGCAACTACTCGTTCCTCGACGCTGACGAAGTACTCGGCCAGTTCGGTAAGATGAATGCCGGTACTAACGAAATCGTTAATCCCGGTCTGACCCTCGAATTCACTGTTCCCGAAGACGCTCACATCGGCGAATCTCGCCTCCGCATCGTAGGCTCCGACGCCTGGACTCCTCACCCCGGTCCTACAGGCGGTACAGTTAAGGGCTACTCTATCGACTTCCCTGTTGAAATCCAGGGTACCAACGCTGACCGCGGTCCTGCTGAAACTTACAAGGATCTTCAGGACAAGGGCGAAGCTGACGAACCCGCCGGTCTCGGCGGTGGCAGTGGCTCTGCTATCGAAAACATCGGTGACGACGCCACTCTGTCAACCGTTAAGGTTATCGGTGGTGTAGCTTACTTCACCAATGTTGACAAGGCTTGGTTCTACGACATGAACGGTCGTTGCGTTGAGTTCGTAAACAATGTAGCTTCTGTCGACCTCAGCGGTCTCGCTTCCGGCGTTTACGTTGTGAAGATGCAGAACGGTCAGGTTGCTCGCTCAGCCAAGATTGTAAAATAATACAAGACAGTAAAATAATAACGGTTTAACTACTACACCCGACATTAGTCCGTGAAGGATTGATGTCGGAATTCCCAAAGCGGGCGGATCCGGTTACGGAGCCGCCCGCTGTCATATTACCGCATGCCGTGAAGCATATAATAGCGTAAAAAAAATTATTACTGTCCGCTAAACCATAAAAAGGCGAGTCCAACTTCCTGAACGGCAGAAGTTGGGCTTACTTTTTGTATTTGACAAGCCCCCTCAGCAGTTTTCAGGAACTTCGGGAGGCGATTCCGATGCTTCGGCGAGCATGATTTTCAGGTCTGCATCGGGCTGATTGAGGAACTTTTCGAGATTCAGGTAATACATCAGCACAATTCTGACGATTGTAGCCAGCCCGGAGAAGCTCCAACGTCTTTCGAGTTTGCTTTGAAGTACTGACAGCAGCAGATTTGCGATGAGTGTAACCCATATCTGGATTTTGATGGCGTTGGCGCTCTCGCCATAGAAGTATCTCAAGGGGAAGTTCTGTTTGATCTGCTTGAAAAGAGACTCTATCTGCCATCGGCGGCGGTATATCGCCACGATTGTCTCTGGCGGCATGTCGAAGTCGTTGGTCAGAAGCGATATGAGTTTTGGCTTCCCGTTCTTCTTGATGTCAACGTATGTAATTATTCTGGCGATGTGGTTTATTGTATCTAACATT containing:
- a CDS encoding endo-beta-N-acetylglucosaminidase, whose protein sequence is MKRSFLKSSMLLTPLVFASPIMAQESSESIFDQAPWENEQVLELFSKAWDEGRNYPTKAEFESIGLTFDLEFVRSHSRQRATYKDASKDVVSDINHNRSLWCNLPAGYGKGLGGYPSTQFDQDVFSMWNYTSIFGSWNYGFLQAPGSWVDAAHKNGTRIYGGIKFFEGWNDDGSEGAFLKFISTKNEDGTYKYARAFVNAAAFFGCDGYNYNSEGSTWRDTDWVNFHAEVNRIAKELNIEGFGIGQYTQQPNVSDSNIGYIYGNAEKGKIFDCMLNYSGNKLAYRYVSNSLAAIEKAGLSTDDVYQGQLLVGLSSDYWKEMNTEATKAMNICIWGEHDQSRFFQFRVGSSPTNVQENYQLLLEKAFSGANRNPLSRPEISNAWGSFQVADADHANEQLNNSPGFASMFAERTAIGGNLPFETHFNLGNGENYFYNGKVTNGSWYNMSMQDIVPTYRWLVTAKGDMKTFANDIDVRFTHEDAYVGGSCIRLSGATTAGNDIVLYRTALKASAGNVKVNLALKGAKGASNLSVILKKEGSDNWIEVPAGELAGTTWEAKTLNVSGIAKGEVIEYIGLRVNSSAEGYKMLVGKLNISDDLTVSPAALKANSLLVEVKEETTKSLSVKLNWEPAYEGYNTSIDKFGMVYNDEINVDHFEILYKEGNDGRVKEVGRTAQWATYIGNLPVAQTTNAFIGVRAVSVDLKSYSDVQWVAIPHSSGELPEPTVEDPYGRSWMSSNGNGTLENCIKHIWVEKVTTEGATQNLNYTATSNPLEGVSTDQYYFAADHKLILNQGQKIKMTFKGNDSGTGESLQYDFIYPYLDYDGNYSFLDADEVLGQFGKMNAGTNEIVNPGLTLEFTVPEDAHIGESRLRIVGSDAWTPHPGPTGGTVKGYSIDFPVEIQGTNADRGPAETYKDLQDKGEADEPAGLGGGSGSAIENIGDDATLSTVKVIGGVAYFTNVDKAWFYDMNGRCVEFVNNVASVDLSGLASGVYVVKMQNGQVARSAKIVK